The genomic DNA GCAGTGCATCGAGGTGGTGCAGCCGCTGCGGGGCGGTGGTCGGGGGTGAGGCGGTCGACGGGACGGAGGAGAGATTCTGGGACATGACCTCGACAGTAGGCACGCCGCCGCCCGCGCGCCTCGCCCGATCGGGAGGGCGGGCATCCACCGATCTGCGGATGCGCCGGCCCTGGCGCCGGGACGCAACTCGGGGAACACTGGCCCTCATGGCGATACTCCCTGCGCCGGCGCAGCTGCGGGCCGAGCTCGAGAGCGAGCCCGTGCCGGGTGCTGCGCGATGCGGGATCGGGCAGGGCTCGCGCGGAGAGATGCTCGAGGTGTGGATCCCGCCGGCGCTGCTCCTGGTCGCCTGGTCGGTGGGCTGGATCGCGGAGCAGACCTGGATGCCGGGCGACCGTGTGCTGTGGGCCCTCATCCCGACGGGGGTGATCGCGCTGGTGCGAGGCCTGCTGGAGAAGATCCTGCGACGCTCACGCCCGGGGGCGCGACCGCTCGTGATGCTCTACGCCCTGCATCTGATGCTGGTCGCGATCGGGACCCTCCTCAATCCGATGACCTGCATCTACGCCTTCGTCGGCTACATCGATTCCCAGCGGTTCCTGGCCGGCCGCACGGCGCAGGCGGTGGTCGTGGTGACGGCACTGCTGTGCGCCGTCGGTCAGCTGGGCGGGGTGCAGGTGGTCCTCACGGAGATCTGGTTCTTCGTCGGGCTCGCGGTCGTGAACATGCTGATCGCGACCTGCATGATGTTCCTGGCGGGGGAGCGCGAACGGATCCTCGACCAGCGCGAGCAGGCCCTGTCCGAGATCGACCGGGTGAACCGGGAGAACGCGCACCTGCACGAGCAGCTGATGGCCGGGGCGCGGCGGGCCGGGGCCGATGAGGAGCGGGACCGGCTCTCGCGCGAGATCCACGACACCGTCGCCCAGGGGCTGGTCGGCGTGATCCGCCAGCTCGAGACGGTCGGCTCCGACATCGACCCGGCCTCGCGCCATCGCCTCGCGATCGCCGAGGAGGCCGCTCGCGACTGTCTGCTCGAGGCCCGCCGGGCAGTGGAGGCGCTCGGCCCCCACCAGCTGCACGACACCGACCTCGTCGAGGCACTGTCCGCCCTGGTGGCGCGCTGGGCCAGGACCCACCGGGTGGTCGCCACCTTCGACGCCGACGAGGCACCGCGGGAGGGGCGGCATGGCGACGTGCTGGTGCGCGTCGCCCAGGAGTCGCTGGCGAACATCGCCCGCCACGCCGGGGCCGGCACGGTGACGGCGACCCTGCTCGGCGACGAGAAGACGATGGTCCTGCGCATCGTCGACGACGGCCGCGGCTTCGAGCCGGGTGCCGTCGAACGCGGCCACGGGCTGTCCAACATGGCCGAGCGCACCCGGCGGGTCGACGGGGGCCTCGAGATCTCCTCCACCCCCGGTCGGGGCACCACCGTCACCGCGACGGTGCCGCGATGAGCCCCGTGAAGGTGGTGGTGGTCGACGACCACCCCGTGGTGCGCGACGGCCTGGTCGCGATGCTCGGGACCGAGGAGGAGATCACCGTGGTCGGCACCGCCCAGGACGGCGGCGAGGCCATCACGGTGAGCGAGGCGGCCGGCCCGGACGTGGTGCTGATGGACCTGCGGATGCCCGGCACCAGCGGGATCGAGGCCATCCGGACATTGCGTCACGGAGGCCGCAGGACCCCGCGAATCCTGGTGCTGACCACGTACGACACCGATCGCGACATCCGTGGTGCGCTCGAGGCGGGTGCCGACGGCTACCTGCTCAAGGACACGCCCCGCGAGGAGGTGGTCCGCGCCGTGCACGACCTCGCGGCCGGGCGGGCGGTGCTCGCCCCCGCCGCCCTCGCCGCCCTCGCCGGGGGCCGGGACGGCCACGTCGCGCTCAGCTCCCGCGAGGCCGAGGTGCTGCGCCTGGTGGCCGATGGCTGCACGAACCGGGCGGTCGCCTCCCGGCTCGGGATCGGGGAGGCGACGGTGAAGACCCACCTCATGCACGTCTACGAGAAGCTCGGTGTGGGGGACCGTGCTTCCGCGGTGCGCACCGCCTGGGAGCTCGGGCTGGTCTGAGCGCGCCGCCCGTTCCTCGTCAGCGGAAGATGATGGTGCGGGTCCCGTCCAGCAGCACCCGTGACTGGGCGAACCAGGTGACCGCCTGGCGCAGGGTGCGCACCTCGGCGTCCTGCCCGATGGCCATCAGCTCCTGCGGGGAGCGGGTGTGGTCCACCCGGATCACGTCCTGCTCGATGATCGGTCCCTCATCGAGATCGCTGGTGACGAAGTGGGCGGTGGCACCGATCTGCTTGACGCCGCGGGCGTGGGCCTGCCGATAAGGATTGGCGCCCTTGAACCCCGGGAGGAAGGAGTGGTGGATGTTGATGCAGCGACCGGCGAGCTCCGCACACAGCTCGGGGGAGAGGATCTGCATGTACCGGGCCAGTACCACGAGCTCGATGTCGTACTCGTCGATCACCTGGCGCACCCGGTCCTCGAAGGCCTCCTTCGCCCCGTCGCCTCGGGTCTGGTGATGCTCGAAGCCGATCCCGTGGAAGGTCGAGAGCGGTTCGAGCGTGGGATGGTTGGCGAGGATCAGCGGCACCTCGATCGGCAGATGTCCGGCCTCGACCTGGAACAGCAGGTCGTTCACGCAATGGGTCGCCTTCGAGCCCAGGATCAGGGTGCGCACGGGCCGGCCCACCACGTCCAGGTGGTGCTCGATGCCGAAGTTCTCGACGACGGGCGCCAGTGCGGTGGTGATCTCCTCCGTGGACGCGCTGGTGGTCAGCTGCAGGCGCATGTAGAACCGGTGGGTGCTGCCGCTCTCGAACTGGCGCGACTCCGTGATGTTCCCGCCCACCTCGATGATCGCGCCCGTGACCGCGTGGACGATGCCGGGGCGGTCCTCGCACACGAAGGTCAGGACGTACTCGAGGATGGGGGAGGGGGCGCTGGCGGGGCTCGGACTGCTCATACGGGCGAGTCTAGGAGCCCCCGGCGCGCCAGAGGCGCGAGGGCCACCAGATGGCCCGGCCGATATCGAGGGTGAGTGCCGGGACCAGCAGGGTGCGCACCACGAAGGTGTCCAAGAGCACGCCGAAGGCGACGATGAAGGCGATCTGGGCGAGGAACAGGATCGGGATCACCGCGAGCGCCGCGAAGGTGGCGGCCAGGACCACCCCCGCGGAGGTGATCACCCCACCGGTGACGGCCAGGCCCCGCACCATGCCCTCCCGTGTCCCGCGCTGGAGCGCCTCCTCTCGCACCCGGGTCATGAGGAAGATGTTGTAGTCGATCCCGAGCGCGACCAGGAACACGAACCCGTACAGCGGCACCGCCGGATCGGCGCCGGGGAAGTCGAAGAGATGCTCGAACACCAGGGCGGCGACTCCCAGCGCGGTGCCGAAGGAGAGCACGGTGGTGGCCACCAGGAGCACGGGCGCGAGGATCGAGCGCAGCAGCACCATGAGGATCATCAGGATCACCACCAGCACCACGGGGATGATCAGAGCGCGGTCATGGGCAGAGGCGTCATTGGTGTCGATCGAGGTGGCCGTCACGCCGCCCACGATCTCCTCGAAGCCCTCCTGGTCCAGGGCGGTGCGCAGCTCGCGCACCGTCTGCTCGGCGGCGGGCGAATCGGGCGCGTCGGCCAGGGTGCCCTGGACCTGCACCTTGCCGCCGACGACGGTCGGGTCCGGGGCCGGGGCACCGGGCGGGCCCTGCGCCTGGATCCCTTCGGCGGTCACCGGCGCGGAGCCGCTGGGGTAGTCCGCCGAAGTCACGGAGACCGAGTCGATGCCCTCGGCCTCGGCCAGTACGTCCGCCGTGGCCTGCAGATCCTCCTCGTCGACGACGACCTGGACAGGACTTCCGACACCGGCCGGGAAGTGCTCGCCGAGCGCGGCCTGC from Brachybacterium sacelli includes the following:
- a CDS encoding sensor histidine kinase, coding for MAILPAPAQLRAELESEPVPGAARCGIGQGSRGEMLEVWIPPALLLVAWSVGWIAEQTWMPGDRVLWALIPTGVIALVRGLLEKILRRSRPGARPLVMLYALHLMLVAIGTLLNPMTCIYAFVGYIDSQRFLAGRTAQAVVVVTALLCAVGQLGGVQVVLTEIWFFVGLAVVNMLIATCMMFLAGERERILDQREQALSEIDRVNRENAHLHEQLMAGARRAGADEERDRLSREIHDTVAQGLVGVIRQLETVGSDIDPASRHRLAIAEEAARDCLLEARRAVEALGPHQLHDTDLVEALSALVARWARTHRVVATFDADEAPREGRHGDVLVRVAQESLANIARHAGAGTVTATLLGDEKTMVLRIVDDGRGFEPGAVERGHGLSNMAERTRRVDGGLEISSTPGRGTTVTATVPR
- a CDS encoding response regulator: MSPVKVVVVDDHPVVRDGLVAMLGTEEEITVVGTAQDGGEAITVSEAAGPDVVLMDLRMPGTSGIEAIRTLRHGGRRTPRILVLTTYDTDRDIRGALEAGADGYLLKDTPREEVVRAVHDLAAGRAVLAPAALAALAGGRDGHVALSSREAEVLRLVADGCTNRAVASRLGIGEATVKTHLMHVYEKLGVGDRASAVRTAWELGLV
- a CDS encoding formyltetrahydrofolate deformylase is translated as MSSPSPASAPSPILEYVLTFVCEDRPGIVHAVTGAIIEVGGNITESRQFESGSTHRFYMRLQLTTSASTEEITTALAPVVENFGIEHHLDVVGRPVRTLILGSKATHCVNDLLFQVEAGHLPIEVPLILANHPTLEPLSTFHGIGFEHHQTRGDGAKEAFEDRVRQVIDEYDIELVVLARYMQILSPELCAELAGRCINIHHSFLPGFKGANPYRQAHARGVKQIGATAHFVTSDLDEGPIIEQDVIRVDHTRSPQELMAIGQDAEVRTLRQAVTWFAQSRVLLDGTRTIIFR